In Rosa chinensis cultivar Old Blush chromosome 1, RchiOBHm-V2, whole genome shotgun sequence, a genomic segment contains:
- the LOC112178834 gene encoding 65-kDa microtubule-associated protein 5, with protein MSAVPPPVSPSRTTCASLLHELQIIWDEIGESDSERDTMLLQLEQECLDIYRKKVEMTRKYRADLHKSLADGQAQIAAIASALGEPNSFPRARGTLRDQISAVKPVLDELSLKKQERVRDFSVIQTQIARISSEIAGNGLAKNAGEDAGVEERDLTVKRLGELKSHLDELHKEKALRLQKVNSHVNTIHDLSVVMSIDFFRTLEEVHPSLSDQSAAHSKSISNDTLARLTALTNSLKQEKQQRLQKLQELGSKLIEVWNLMETPTEERNKFDHVTRLISSSVDELSRHGCLSLDVIEQTEAAVERLNVLKASKMKELVFKRQNELEEIYRGVHMDVDSDGARQILSSLIDSGNVNLSDLLSSMDDQIVKAKEQALSRKDILDKVEKCKFAFEEDKWLDEYEKDENRYSAGRGAHKNLKRAEKARILVGKIPSIIESLTARVKAWESEKGVPFLYDKVPLLHIMEEYAAQRQEREEEKRKSREQKRLQEQHATEQEALFGSRPSTKKPLGQSTNANTMIGTPISRRTSTPSGRHGVSAAKERRESGRANITTVNYVALPKDDSVARRN; from the exons ATGTCGGCGGTGCCGCCGCCCGTTTCTCCCTCCCGCACCACCTGCGCTTCTCTCCTCCATGAACTACAG ATCATTTGGGACGAAATTGGGGAGAGTGACAGTGAGAGGGACACCATGCTTCTCCAACTGGAGCAAGAATGCCTCGACATCTATCGGAAGAAGGTGGAAATGACGAGAAAGTACAGGGCTGATTTGCACAAGTCCTTAGCCGACGGCCAAGCTCAAATCGCCGCCATCGCCTCCGCTCTCGGAGAACCTAATTCGTTTCCAAGGGCAAGAGGGACCCTCAGGGACCAGATATCCGCCGTGAAGCCTGTTTTGGACGAACTGAGCTTGAAGAAGCAGGAAAGGGTGAGGGACTTTTCGGTAATTCAAACACAGATTGCGAGGATTTCGTCTGAAATAGCCGGGAACGGCCTGGCTAAGAATGCCGGTGAGGATGCCGGAGTGGAGGAGCGTGATTTGACTGTGAAGAGGTTGGGAGAGCTTAAGTCCCACCTTGACGAACTTCACAAAGAAAAG GCTTTACGTTTACAGAAGGTCAATAGTCATGTCAATACCATCCATGACCTCTCAGTTGTAATGTCCATTGATTTCTTTAGGACACTCGAAGAAGTCCACCCAAGCCTGAGTGATCAGTCCGCCGCTCATTCCAAGAGCATCAGCAATGACACTCTTGCTAGATTGACCGCACTGACCAACTCGCTGAAGCAAGAGAAACAGCAGAGACTGCAAAAG CTACAAGAGCTTGGAAGCAAGCTGATAGAAGTATGGAATCTCATGGAGACACCAACTGAGGAACGGAACAAATTTGACCATGTTACACGCTTAATTTCTTCCTCAGTTGATGAGCTGTCAAGGCATGGATGCCTTTCTCTAGATGTCATTGAGCAG ACTGAGGCTGCAGTCGAGCGGTTGAATGTTTTGAAAGCCAGCAAGATGAAGGAGCTGGTCTTTAAGAGGCAAAATGAGCTCGAAGAAATTTATAGAGGAGTCCACATGGATGTAGATAGTGATGGAGCTAGACAGATTCTCAGCAGCCTCATAGATTCTG GTAATGTTAATTTGTCTGATCTGCTTTCAAGCATGGATGATCAGATTGTAAAGGCAAAAGAGCAAGCTTTAAGCAGAAAGGATATTTTGGATAAGGTAGAGAAATGCAAATTTGCATTTGAGGAGGATAAGTGGCTTGATGAGTATGAAAAG GATGAAAATCGATATAGTGCAGGAAGAGGAGCACACAAAAATTTGAAGCGTGCTGAGAAAGCCCGGATTTTGGTTGGAAAAATACCAT CTATCATTGAAAGTCTGACTGCCAGAGTTAAAGCATGGGAGAGCGAGAAAGGAGTCCCTTTCTTATACGACAAG GTTCCCCTTTTACATATCATGGAGGAGTACGCTGCACAACGGcaggagagagaggaggaaaaACGTAAATCTCGG GAGCAAAAACGTCTGCAAGAACAACATGCGACCGAACAGGAGGCACTATTTGGTTCAAGGCCCTCTACAAAGAAGCCATTGGGACAAAGCACCAATGCCAATACCATGATTGGGACCCCAATTAGTCGTCGTACAAGTACCCCTTCGGGCCGTCATGGAGTGTCAGCTGCAAAAGAACGCAGAGAAAGTGGGAGGGCCAACATAACAACTGTTAACTATGTTGCTCTTCCAAAGGATGATTCTGTTGCTCGGAGAAATTGA
- the LOC121053091 gene encoding uncharacterized protein LOC121053091, which translates to MGFMMEEHNQKNFEESNSGPKGVHLVDSANLDVACLETEIGRLTYTVDCMEPKLEDLRLHVFNLEHAMLEILNGDCIEEIVSEVVEIVSLKANKTHNLLSRTVGTTFVEQMDEDLFGEHGRSSQDPLKKLTKSPVLDGYADEGPHEELIHDEHKPDPITRVKQQPQKTLRSQKQQRSKPKGPILAISGLITPENAHLMKFLFRKNGIGEDKWRL; encoded by the exons ATGGGCTTCATGATGGAGGAGCATAATCAGAAGAATTTTGAAGAGTCCAACTCAGGACCAAAAGGGGTACATTTGGTGGATTCGGCTAATTTGGATGTCGCATGTTTAGAAACAGAAATTGGGAGGTTGACATACACAGTTGATTGCATGGAACCCAAGCTGGAGGATTTAAGATTACATGTATTTAACTTAGAACATGCGATGCTTGAAATATTGAATGGTGATTGTATTGAGGAAATTGTTTCTGAGGTTGTCGAAATTGTGAGTTTAAAGGCCAATAAGACTCATAACCTGTTGAGTCGAACTGTTGGTACAACCTTTGTGGAGCAAATGGATGAGGATTTGTTTGGTGAACATGGGAGAAGCAGTCAAGACCCACTAAAAAAATTGACCAAGTCACCAGTGCTGGATGGCTATGCTGATGAGGGACCCCATGAGGAACTCATACATGATGAG CACAAACCTGACCCCATTACGAGGGTTAAACAGCAGCCACAAAAGACTCTTCGTTCTCAGAAGCAACAAAGGAGTAAACCCAAAGGCCCAATTCTTGCAATAAGCGGTCTCATCACACCTGAGAATGCACATCTTATGAAATTTTTATTTAGGAAGAATGGAATTGGAGAAGACAAGTGGAG GCTCTGA
- the LOC112182383 gene encoding ATP-dependent Clp protease proteolytic subunit 3, chloroplastic has translation MMTYAASASRPLCFNTQPAIVNSNGLNSTSASSIFDCSRTARRKRVGLVLASSPTRPTLSSNWDFQFAATTTTTSSPRVPRFEELDTTNMLLRQRIIFLGSQVDDMTADLIISQLLFLDAEDPKKDITLFINSPGGSVTAGMGIYDAMKLCKADVSTVCLGLAASMGAFLLASGSKGKRYCMPNARVMIHQPLGTAGGKATEMGIRIREMAYHKIKLNKILSRITGKPLDQVEEDTDRDNFMNPWEARDYGLIDEVIDDGKPGLVAPIGDSTPPPKTKVWDMWKVEGTKKSRKNLPSELKISDNGSKGSEGRENEKGLEAPTAT, from the exons ATGATGACATACGCAGCCTCAGCTTCAAGGCCTCTCTGCTTCAACACCCAACCGGCCATTGTGAACAGCAATGGTCTTAATAGCACTAGCGCTTCTAGTATCTTCGATTGCAGCAGAACAGCAAGGAGGAAGCGCGTCGGCCTAGTTCTAGCCTCGTCCCCTACAAGACCCACCTTGTCCAGCAATTGGGATTTTCAGTTCGCagctactactactactacttccTCTCCACGCGTCCCCAGATTCGAAGAGCTCGACACCACCAACATGCTCCTCCGTCAGCGAATCATCTTCTTGGGTTCTCag GTGGATGATATGACGGCGGATTTGATAATAAGCCAACTGCTATTTCTGGATGCTGAAGACCCCAAAAAGGATATTACATTGTTTATCAATTCGCCTGGTGGCTCGGTTACTGCTG GAATGGGAATATATGATGCAATGAAATTGTGCAAGGCAGATGTTTCAACTGTTTGCTTGGGGCTTGCTGCTTCTATGGGTGCATTTCTCCTTGCTTCCGGTTCAAAAGGAAAGAGGTACTGCATGCCCAATGCAAGAGTGATGATCCATCAACCTCTTGGAACTGCTGGAGGCAAA GCAACAGAAATGGGTATACGAATTAGAGAAATGGCGTACCACAAGattaaattaaacaaaatattgTCAAGAATCACAGGGAAGCCTTTAGACCAG GTTGAGGAGGACACAGACCGTGATAATTTCATGAATCCCTGGGAAGCTAGGGATTATGGGTTGATTGATGAGGTTATTGATGATGGAAAGCCAGGGTTAGTTGCACCAATTGGAGATTCCACACCTCCACCCAAAACAAAAGTCTGGGATATGTGGAAAGTTGAAGGTACCAAGAAATCCAGAAAGAATTTACCCTCGGAGCTGAAAATTTCAGATAATGGATCTAAGGGGAGTGAAGGTCGTGAGAATGAGAAAGGTTTGGAAGCACCTACTGCAACATAG